The region TGGGGCGCCCACCGCGGCCGCACCCTCAGCCCCCACGGCGGATGACGGCTTCGACGCGTTCGGGTTCGGCAGCCTGGACCTGGACACGTCGTCCCCCGCCGCCGCGTCCTCCGCCCCGGATGCGCCCTCCGGCCCCGCGGACGATTCGGGCGGATGGCTGGACGTGGATGCGCGCCAGGACGTGGGCGAGAGCACCGCGGCCGACGACTCGTCGTACGACGAGTCGCTGCTGAACGCGCCGCTCGCCGGGGCCGGGCTGCCGCTGCTGGACATGGGCGACGACTCCGCCGCGCACGACCACGGGGCCGACCACCACGACGACGTCGATGCCGAGGTGGTGACGGAAACGATGGCCGAGCTGTACGCCAGCCAGGGTCTGCTGGACCGCGCGGCAGACACGTACCGCACCCTGATCGACCAGCGCGGGCCTGAGCCAGGGCTGGTGCGCCGCCTGGCGGAGATCGAGGCGCAGGCCGGCGGCGCCGCCCCCGCGGGGCCCTCCGCCTTCGGCACGGGCGACGAGGAAGAGGCCGCCCCCGACTGGCTGGCGGGCGTGGACGCCTTCGCCGCCGGTGGAACGCCCTCCCCGCTGCCGGACACGGGCCTGCAGTCGTCCCTCGGTACGCTGGACTTCGGTGCGGCGGACGAACCCGCTTCCACCGATGCCGGAGCCCCGTCCTTCGATACGCCGGCGCCCGCGGTTGCATCCGCTTCCGCCGACCCCTTCGCCGACTCGTTCGCGAACGGGTTCGACGACGGGGACCAGGCTGCGCTGCCCGAGACGGCGATGGCGTCCACGGACGTGTACGGCGAGCGAGGCGCGTGGGAGCCGCCGACGGTGACGCCCACGGAGTCGGCGGGCTTCGACCTGATCGTGGTGGCGGACGATGGCGGCGAGCTGCACATCCCCGCCTCTGCCGAAGAGGTCGCCGACCTGAGCGCCGATTGGACCATCGCCGCCGCCCCGCTGGACGAGGGCGACGACGAGGACGACCTGCCGCTGGCCGCCGCCGCGACCGCTGGTGCCACCATGGCAGGCTACTTCCAGTCGCTGCTCTCGTGGACGCCCGGCCAGGCTGCCGCCGAGACGCCGTCCTACGAGGCCTCCGTCGACTCCGGCACGCTGACCATCGCCCCCGCGGCCGATCTGGATGCCGGGGCGGGAGACGACTCGTCGGCCTTCGACGCCGGGGTGGACGACCTCGGCTTCGGCACGGTCGATCAGCCGCCGACGCAGGCCGATGCGCTGGCGGAGCCCGGGTTCCCCGCGATCGAGCCGCCGGTGGACGAGCCGTCGCCCATCGACGCGTACCTGACCGGAGCCGACACCGCGCCCCTGGACGAGCCCGGCGCGGGGGACGAGCCGTCGTCCATCGACGCGTACCTGGCGGGTGCGGAGACGGCGCCGCTGGAGGAGCCCGCCGCAGTGGACGGGCTGAACTTCGCGGCGGTCGGCACGGACGCGGTGATCGATGCGCCCGCCGCGGCGGACGACGAGCCCTGGGCGTTCCCGGGCGACGTACCGGTTGCGGGTCCGCCCGTGGGGGAGCCGGAGGCTGCGGAGCTGGAGCCGCTGGACCTGGACGAGCCGTGGGCCGCCCCGTCCACGCCCCGTTCGACGGTAGACCTGGAAGCGTTCGAACTGAGCGACGAGCTTACCAGCGGCACGCGCTCTGCCGAGAGCACGCCCGCCGCGCAGGCGGACGACGAGGGTCTGCTGCCGTGGGAGCTTCCGGCCGAGCCGGCGGAGCCCGCCGCCGCCGAGCCCACGGGCGGATTCAGCTTCGAAGACTTCTTTGCCGGGAGCGCGCCGGCCGCGCCCGCTGCCGCCGCGCCCGAGCCCGCGCCGGCCCCGACGCCGGAGCCGCTGCCGACGAGCTTCCCCGCGCTGGATCCTGGGCCGTACACGCCGCCTCCATCGGCGTTCGCGCCCCCCGCGCCGCCGCCGGCCGCGCCCTCCGCGCCCGCGCCGGCCGCGGGCGCGCAGGAAGAAGACGACGAAGACCTGGAAAGTTTCCAGGCCTGGTTGCAGAGCCTGAAGCGGTGAACATCGAGGTCGTGCATGGGCCCAACCTGAACCTGTTGGGCACCCGCGAGCCCGGGATCTACGGCCGCCAGACGCTGGCCGAGATCGACTTGCAGCTGCAGGCGCACGGCCGCGAGCTGGGCGCGCGGGTCCGCTCCTTCCAGAGCAACCACGAAGGCGAGCTGGTGGACTTCATCCACCGGTCCGCCGAGCAAGGCGTGGACGGGTTCGTGGTGAACGCGGCGGCGTACACGCACACCAGCGTGGCCATCGCCGACGCGCTGTCGGGAGTGGCGCGGCCGTACGTGGAGGTGCATCTTAGCAACGTGTTTGCCCGGGAGCGCTTCCGGCACCGGTCGTACCTGGCGGCCGGGGCGGTGGGCGTAGTCTCGGGCTTCGGCGTGGACAGCTACCTGCTGGGGCTGCGGGCCCTGGTGGATCATTTGAAGAGAAGTACCTAGCACCTGGTGCCAAGTGCCCGGTACTCGGCACTGGGTACTCGGCACTTGGTACTCCGGTACCTTGACCTACAACGGGAGTTCTCGTGGCGACGACGGCCGATTTCCGGAACGGAATGACCATCAACATGGATGGGACGCTGTGGACCATCATGTGGTTCCAGCATCACAAGCCGGGGAAGGGCAACACGGTGGTGCGCAGCAAGCTTCGCAACGTCCTTACCGGCAACGTGCTGGAAAAGACGTTCCGGGCGGGCGAGCGCATCGACGAGGTGCGCCTGGAGCACCGGCCCATGACGTACAGCTACACCGACGGCCACCTGTACCACTTCATGGACTCGCAGTCGTTCGACGACGTGGCCCTGACGGGCGAGGTCATCGGCGAAGACCAGCTGAGGTACCTGAAGGACGGCATGGAGGTGGACGGCCTGCTGCACGGCGAAAAGGTGATCTCCGTGGAGCTCCCCTTCTTCGTCACGCTCACCGTCACGCAGACGGACCCGGGCGTCCGCGGCGACACCGCCACCGGCGGCACCAAGCCCGCCACGCTGGAGACCGGCGCCGTGGTGCAGGTGCCGCTGTTCCTGAACGAGGGCGACGTCATCCGCGTCGACCGGCGTGAAGACAAGTACATCGAGCGCGCGAAATGATCGATCTCGACTTCCTGCGCGGCCTGATCGACGCGGTGGACGCCAGCGGCATCGACTCGATGGAGATCAGCCGCGGCGGCACCCGCATTCGGATCAACAAGACGCCGCCCCCGGCTCCCGTGGCTGCCGCCGCCCTCCCCGCGCCGGTGGCCCATGCGGCTCCCGCGGCTGCACCGGCGCCCGCCGCCGCCGCGCCCAGCGCCGCCCCCGCCGCGGGCGCCGCCGCCCCGGCCGCGCCGGCCAGCAACCTGGTCGACATCAAGTCGCCCATGGTGGGCACCTTCTACCGCTCGCCGGCACCCGAGGCCCCGTCGTACGTGGAAGTGGGCACGCGCGTGGGCAAGGGGCAGACGCTCTGCATATTGGAGGCGATGAAGCTGATGAACGAGCTTCCCGCCGACACCGCCGGCACCATCCGCGAGATCCTGGTGGAGAACGGCGAGCCCGTGGAGTACGGCCAAGTGCTGTTCCGCCTCGACCCGGCGTGAGCACGGCGGAGGGGGTGGCCGTCACCAAGCCCGGCGGTGGCGGCCGCGAGTTCAGCCTGCGCGACGCGCTGGCCGACCTGGTCAGGCGCGGCGGCTCCGACCTTCACCTGAAGGTGGGCCGCCCGCCCGTGGTGCGCGTCAACGGCGAGCTGGTGGAAACCGACCTCCCCGTCCTCCGCCCCGACGACCTGAAGCGGTGCAGCGAGCAGACGCTGAACCCCCGCCAGCGCGAGGAGTTCGCCGAGCGTAAGGAGATCGACTTCGCCATCGGCGTGCAGGGGCTGGGGCGCTTCCGTGCCAACATCTTCCAGCAGCGCGGCACGCTGGGGATGGCCCTGCGCGGCATTCCCTTCGAGGTGCCCGGCCTGGAAACGCTGGACCTGCCGCCGGTGCTGGAGCAGATCGCCGTCACCCCGCGCGGGCTGGTGCTGGTGACGGGCGTCACCGGCTCCGGCAAGTCGACCACGCTCGCGGCGATGATCCGCCACCTGAACGAGCGGCGGGCGGTGAACATCGTCACGGTCGAGGACCCCATCGAGTTCCTTCACCGCGACGTGCGCTCCATCGTCAGCCAGCGCGAGGTGGGGGCCGACACGCACTCCTTCCACGACGCGCTGCGCCACGTGCTGCGGCAGGACCCCGACGTGATCATGCTGGGGGAGATCCGCGACCGGCCGTCGATGGAAACGGTGCTCAAGGCCGCCGACACGGGGCACCTGGTGCTCAGCACGCTGCACACGGCCGACGCGGCGCAGACCATCGGCCGCATCATCTCGTTCTTTCCGCCTCACCAGCACCAGGAGATCCGGGGGATGCTGGCCAACGCGCTGCGCGCGGTGGTCTCGCTTCGCCTGATCCCCCGCGCCGACCGGCCGGGGCGCGTTCCCGCGGCCGAGGTGCTGGTGAACACCGCCGCCATCGCGCAGCTCATCCGCACGGGCGACGAATCGCAGTCCATCCCCGACCTGATCGCCGACGGGCGGGTGCAGTACGGGATGCAGACCTTCGACCAGTCGCTGCTGGACCTGTATTCGCGCGGGTGGATCAGCTACGAGTGGGCCATGCACTACGCGTCGAACCCGTCCGAGTTCGCCCTGCGCGTGTCGGGAGTTCAGCCCGGCGAGCAGGAAGTGGACTGGACGGGCCGGCGCGACGCCTGAAAAGATAGACGACGTGTTCCGCAAAGTTCTCATCGCGAACCGGGGCGAGATCGCCCTCCGCGTGATCCGCGCCTGCCGCGAGCTGGGCATCCGCACGGTGGCCGTCTACAGCGAGGCCGACCGCGAAAGCCTGCACGTGCGCTTCGCCGACGAAGACGTGTGCATCGGCCCGCCGTCGGCGCGCGAAAGCTACCTGAACATCCCGCGCATCATCGCCGCGGCCGAGATCACCGGGGCCGACGCCATCCACCCGGGCTACGGGTTTTTGGCGGAGAACGCCGAGTTCTCGGAGATCTGCGAAGCCAGCGAGATCACCTTCATCGGCCCCACGCCGCAGCAGATCCGCATGATGGGCGACAAGGCCACGGCCCGCCGCACCATGCGCGAGACGGGCGTGCCCATCGTTCCCGGCACCGACGCCATCGCCGACCCGGAGGAGGCGCTTGCCGCCGCGCGCGAGATCGGCTTTCCCGTGCTGATCAAGGCCGCCGCCGGCGGTGGCGGCAAGGGAATGCGGGTGGCCGCCAGCGAGGACGAGTTCGTGGCCGCCTTCGGCATGGCGCGGGCGGAGGCGGCGTCGGCGTTCAACGACGACTCGGTGTACATCGAAAAGTACCTGGCGCGCCCCCGCCACATCGAGTTCCAGATCCTGGGCGACGCGCACGGCCGCGTGATCCACCTGGGCGAGCGCGACTGCAGCATCCAGCGGCGCCACCAGAAGCTGCTGGAAGAGGCTCCCTCTCCCGCGCTGTCGCCGGAGCTGCGCCAGGCCATGGGCGACGCCGCAGTGGCGGGCGCCAAGGCCATCGACTACGTGGGGGCGGGCACCATCGAAATGCTGCTGAACGAGGACAACTCGTTCTACTTCATGGAGATGAACACGCGCATCCAGGTGGAGCACCCGGTCACCGAAATGTGCACGGGCTTCGACCTGGTGAAGGAGCAGATCCGCGCGGCCGCCGGGCTGCCGCTGTCGCTCCCCGACGCCGAGATCCAGCTGCGCGGCCACGCCATCGAGTGCCGCATCAACGCCGAAGACCCCTCGCGCAACTTCGCGCCGTCGCCGGGCACCATCTCGGTTTTCAACGCGCCCGGCGGGCCGGGGGTGCGGGTGGACACGCACGTGTACAGCGGCTACCGCGTGCCGCCGTTCTACGACTCGCTGCTCGCCAAGGTGATCGTGCACGCGCCCAACCGCGTAGAGGCGATCGCGCGGATGAAGCGCGCGCTGGCCGAAACGGTGATCGAGGGGGTGCACACCACCATCCCGTTCCTGCGGCAGGTGATGGACAACCCCGACTTCGTGGCCGGCGAGGTCGACACGAAGTTCCTGGAGCGGTGGATGGCCGAACGGGCGGGTTCCTGAGATGAGGCTGGACGTGCTGCTGACCCCCGGCGAGCTGGTTCCGGGGGAGATCGCCGAGCGCACCGTGGTGGTGCTGGACGTGCTGCGCGCGTCCAGCAGCATCGTCGAGGCGCTGGCGGCGGGCGCCCGGGCGCTGTTCCCGGTGGGCACCATCGAGGAGGCCATTCGCCTGGCCAACACGCTGGGGCGCGACGAGGTGCTGCTGGCGGGCGAGCGCAAGTGCCTGCCCATCGAGGGGTTCGACCTGGGCAACTCGCCGGGCGAGTTCACGGCCGAGCGCATCGCGGGCAAGATCGTGGTGATGTCCACGACCAACGGCACCATCGCGCTGACGGCGGCCTCGGCGGGGGCGCGGGTGGTGGTGGCCTCGTGGCTCAACTTCCAGGCGGTGGTCGACGACCTGGTGAGGACCGGGGCCGAGCCCGTGCTGCTGTGCGCGGGGCGCGAGCGGGTGTTCGGGCTGGAAGACGCCGTGTGCGCCGGCCAGCTCGCCGCGGCGGTGATGAAGGCGCTTCCGGACGAGGAGTGGGAGCTGAACGACGGCGCGCTCGCGGCGCTGGCCCTGGCCGACGAGTATCCCGACCCGGCCAAGCTCTTTCCCGTCACCGCCGCCGGCCGCTCCATCCTCGAGGCGGGGCTGGGCGACGACCTGGCGTACTGCGCGCAGCGGGACCTGCGCGACGC is a window of Longimicrobium sp. DNA encoding:
- a CDS encoding tetratricopeptide repeat protein; translation: MADLSPELASRIQQLETSYAGNPGRFFVALAGAWRDAGEISRAEEILRENLKRHHGLSAHVLLGRCLADRGAHQEAANEFHYVLSIDAQNLIALRTLAEMAQANGRLDEARRWYGELLSVDPVNADARAALAALDRPGADAATVDEPVQVGTSWGGAGEGLPVAGGADAGFADDAERGEFGMVNLAPVPSDGADATVGLDTWGDIAIDDGAPTAAAPSAPTADDGFDAFGFGSLDLDTSSPAAASSAPDAPSGPADDSGGWLDVDARQDVGESTAADDSSYDESLLNAPLAGAGLPLLDMGDDSAAHDHGADHHDDVDAEVVTETMAELYASQGLLDRAADTYRTLIDQRGPEPGLVRRLAEIEAQAGGAAPAGPSAFGTGDEEEAAPDWLAGVDAFAAGGTPSPLPDTGLQSSLGTLDFGAADEPASTDAGAPSFDTPAPAVASASADPFADSFANGFDDGDQAALPETAMASTDVYGERGAWEPPTVTPTESAGFDLIVVADDGGELHIPASAEEVADLSADWTIAAAPLDEGDDEDDLPLAAAATAGATMAGYFQSLLSWTPGQAAAETPSYEASVDSGTLTIAPAADLDAGAGDDSSAFDAGVDDLGFGTVDQPPTQADALAEPGFPAIEPPVDEPSPIDAYLTGADTAPLDEPGAGDEPSSIDAYLAGAETAPLEEPAAVDGLNFAAVGTDAVIDAPAAADDEPWAFPGDVPVAGPPVGEPEAAELEPLDLDEPWAAPSTPRSTVDLEAFELSDELTSGTRSAESTPAAQADDEGLLPWELPAEPAEPAAAEPTGGFSFEDFFAGSAPAAPAAAAPEPAPAPTPEPLPTSFPALDPGPYTPPPSAFAPPAPPPAAPSAPAPAAGAQEEDDEDLESFQAWLQSLKR
- the aroQ gene encoding type II 3-dehydroquinate dehydratase; its protein translation is MNIEVVHGPNLNLLGTREPGIYGRQTLAEIDLQLQAHGRELGARVRSFQSNHEGELVDFIHRSAEQGVDGFVVNAAAYTHTSVAIADALSGVARPYVEVHLSNVFARERFRHRSYLAAGAVGVVSGFGVDSYLLGLRALVDHLKRST
- the efp gene encoding elongation factor P, which gives rise to MATTADFRNGMTINMDGTLWTIMWFQHHKPGKGNTVVRSKLRNVLTGNVLEKTFRAGERIDEVRLEHRPMTYSYTDGHLYHFMDSQSFDDVALTGEVIGEDQLRYLKDGMEVDGLLHGEKVISVELPFFVTLTVTQTDPGVRGDTATGGTKPATLETGAVVQVPLFLNEGDVIRVDRREDKYIERAK
- the accB gene encoding acetyl-CoA carboxylase biotin carboxyl carrier protein, which gives rise to MDLDFLRGLIDAVDASGIDSMEISRGGTRIRINKTPPPAPVAAAALPAPVAHAAPAAAPAPAAAAPSAAPAAGAAAPAAPASNLVDIKSPMVGTFYRSPAPEAPSYVEVGTRVGKGQTLCILEAMKLMNELPADTAGTIREILVENGEPVEYGQVLFRLDPA
- a CDS encoding type IV pilus twitching motility protein PilT — protein: MSTAEGVAVTKPGGGGREFSLRDALADLVRRGGSDLHLKVGRPPVVRVNGELVETDLPVLRPDDLKRCSEQTLNPRQREEFAERKEIDFAIGVQGLGRFRANIFQQRGTLGMALRGIPFEVPGLETLDLPPVLEQIAVTPRGLVLVTGVTGSGKSTTLAAMIRHLNERRAVNIVTVEDPIEFLHRDVRSIVSQREVGADTHSFHDALRHVLRQDPDVIMLGEIRDRPSMETVLKAADTGHLVLSTLHTADAAQTIGRIISFFPPHQHQEIRGMLANALRAVVSLRLIPRADRPGRVPAAEVLVNTAAIAQLIRTGDESQSIPDLIADGRVQYGMQTFDQSLLDLYSRGWISYEWAMHYASNPSEFALRVSGVQPGEQEVDWTGRRDA
- the accC gene encoding acetyl-CoA carboxylase biotin carboxylase subunit, translating into MFRKVLIANRGEIALRVIRACRELGIRTVAVYSEADRESLHVRFADEDVCIGPPSARESYLNIPRIIAAAEITGADAIHPGYGFLAENAEFSEICEASEITFIGPTPQQIRMMGDKATARRTMRETGVPIVPGTDAIADPEEALAAAREIGFPVLIKAAAGGGGKGMRVAASEDEFVAAFGMARAEAASAFNDDSVYIEKYLARPRHIEFQILGDAHGRVIHLGERDCSIQRRHQKLLEEAPSPALSPELRQAMGDAAVAGAKAIDYVGAGTIEMLLNEDNSFYFMEMNTRIQVEHPVTEMCTGFDLVKEQIRAAAGLPLSLPDAEIQLRGHAIECRINAEDPSRNFAPSPGTISVFNAPGGPGVRVDTHVYSGYRVPPFYDSLLAKVIVHAPNRVEAIARMKRALAETVIEGVHTTIPFLRQVMDNPDFVAGEVDTKFLERWMAERAGS
- a CDS encoding 2-phosphosulfolactate phosphatase, with protein sequence MRLDVLLTPGELVPGEIAERTVVVLDVLRASSSIVEALAAGARALFPVGTIEEAIRLANTLGRDEVLLAGERKCLPIEGFDLGNSPGEFTAERIAGKIVVMSTTNGTIALTAASAGARVVVASWLNFQAVVDDLVRTGAEPVLLCAGRERVFGLEDAVCAGQLAAAVMKALPDEEWELNDGALAALALADEYPDPAKLFPVTAAGRSILEAGLGDDLAYCAQRDLRDAVPVLHDRQVTLAAPAAV